The Erigeron canadensis isolate Cc75 chromosome 4, C_canadensis_v1, whole genome shotgun sequence genome window below encodes:
- the LOC122597026 gene encoding keratin, type II cytoskeletal 1-like: MTPHVSTNSGATSGGRGRGRGENEDSGQGRGIGRGTGRSGGRGIGRGTGPEVGGRGIGRGIGCGAGRGGGRGRGRGHGHRGTENETTNEQAGMQPDPAMVAMITQLVNTILAQNAQDAKNAENEDAQYEDAQYEDA, encoded by the exons atgacacctcatgtttccacCAACAGTGGGGCAACTAGCGGCGGTcgtggaagaggccgtggtgaaAACGAAGACTCTGGTCAAGGTCGTGGTATTGGTCGAGGAACTGGACGGAGTGGAGGTCGTGGTATTGGTCGTGGCACTGGGCCTGAG GTTGGAGGTCGAGGTATTGGTCGTGGCATTGGTTGTGGTGCAGGCCGCGGTGGCGGCCGAGGTAGGGGTCGTGGACACGGTCATCGTGGAActgaaaatgaaactactaATGAGCAAGCTGGCATGCAACCAGACCCAGCCATGGTTGCCATGATTACCCAATTGGTTAATACTATACTTGCACAAAATGCTCAAGATGCGAAAAACGCAGAGAATGAagatgctcagtatgaggaTGCTCAGTATGAGGATGCTTAG